From the genome of Candidatus Poribacteria bacterium:
AAGCGATGGGGTATATCAGTTCTCTGGTGATGATCCAAAACACACTTTTTGCTGGAACAGACACAGGCCTTTACCGTTTTGATGCCAACGACTGGGAACGCTTAAAATTCCCAGTTCCCGATATAAAGGAGATTATTTCGATCGCTGGCACTAAGGATCGCCTATATGTCGTTGTCGAATTAGATAGGAACATGCAAGATCCTCGGCAAGTTTCCCGCGGACAGCAGCGGACGTGGTGGATGTTTCGCTCAATGAACTTAGGAGATTCGTGGGAAGATATAACGCCGACAAACGCTTGGCCCGTAAAAGGTTTTCCACCGCATATCAAACTTATTGCTGACGGTGAGACACTTTTGGCAATGGAGAACGGAATGGTACGTTCACTTGATGGTGGAAATACGTGGATGGATCCGCAAGAACCTGGAACTTCACCTTCATTGGTTAACATCTCCCCCGCTGTCGTGGCAAATGGGGGTACCATCTATGTCGGTGGAAATAGCGGTGCCTATCGTAGTACTGATGGTGGTAGGTCATGGAATCTGGTAAGTATAGGTCGTGATAGCCGAGTGGATAACTTGGTCACCTTTAGAGAGATTAATAAAGGACGAAATACCCCTGCCATTCTCTATACGAGAATCGGAGGGGAGATCGCGAAAACCATTGATGGCGGGTACTCTTGGAAAGGGGTTCAAATGGAAGTACCAATGACAGCGGCTTATAGAGATGAACCGCCTCGGATTTCCAAGATAGTTTCATCTGATGGTGTAATTTATGCTAAAGGTAGGGCTCCAGCCGAAGAAACATGTCTGTATCGTATATCTGTGGATGACGATACACTGATGCCGATTCAAGGGATGCCGATCTTTAACTCACGAGCATTAAGTACACTCTCTTTTAAGTGGCAGGATATGCCAGATGAGGAGCTTGGCTTGCATGCTAAGTCGTTCATTGAACAGTTGCAAAAAGATTCTTCGGGCGCGACACAGTTTTTCAAACAAGTGGTACAGGACCGCCGCTTGTGGCCAGGCATATTCATTGAGGGAGGTTTGCGTGGCGCGTTTGCTGTCAGCGATGATACGTTCTATATGGAATACAACTTTAAACTCTTCCGATGGAGGCACGGTGAGTCGGAATGGTTTGACACCGGTATTGAAGAAACTGCGGAGCTCTCCGAAAGGACGTTAATGGACGGATTCAAACTCGCTGTTTCAGGGGATACCGTCTATGTCGGCAAACGGGATGGAGATCTCGTCGTGTCGTTTGATAGAGGTAATGATTGGATTGAGCTAACACCAATCTTACCGTTTTCTGTCAAAGTTTTCAAAAAAATAATGTTTGTTGGTTCCACGGTGTACGTGGCAACAGACAAGAGTGTTATTACGTCAAGTAAGGGAAACAACTGGCGCGTTTTAACTGATACAGCCGGAACACCTCTGATCATGGAGCAATTAGCAGTCGATGGTACAGACGTTTATGGCGTTTCTAAAGCAGGGGTCTATCGGTTGGCAAGTGATAGTGACTCGTGGGATCAAGTCGCACCAGAAATACAAGATGATGTGACTTCACTCGCTGTTGATGGAGATGTGTTGTACGTCGGCACAGAAAGTCGCGGACTGTTGTACTTCAACCTCAGCGAAAAGTAAGACAGATTTCAGGGAGGTAATCAGCTGACCCTACCAATGTGATGCCTCCCTATTTCCATCTATCCAACCCTCCAATTTCTTATCCAACTCCCTTCTTTCCAGATCATACACACCTGTCGATAGATTCGTGGTATAATTCTACTTGCAAAAAAAGTGGAAACAGGTCTGGCAACTACAATCACTTCTTGCCCTCGTTACCAAGAAAATAGAATCTTAACCTTCTTTTCATGAACCTATTCCGATTTTTTCAGAATTATGAGACTTTTTTATCTCAAGTAGCGTCACTAAGTGTTGATGTGAAATGATGAACATTCCCTTTTCAGAGGTGTCCGATGAAAAATGACGATACTCAACTCATCCAACGCGTCCTTGATGGCGACGATACCGCGTTCTCTACACTTGTGAAAAAATATCAGAGATCTGTTCACGCGCTTGCGTGGCGGAAGATCGGAGATTTCCATATCGCTGAGGACATCACGCAGGATACGTTCCTGAAAGCGTATCAGAGACTCTCTACGCTGAAGAAACCGCAGCGTTTCGCAAGTTGGCTCTATGTGATAGCAGCGAACCATTGCAGCACATGGCTGCGTAAGAAACGTCTGTGGACACAGTCGTTGGAAGACACAAACAGCGCGCAGTTTGAAAAAGCGACGTACTCTGGGCATGTCATTGAGGAGAACGAGCGGACAACGGCAGAAGCGCAGCGCGAAGTCGTCAAGAAGTTGCTTGCGAAGCTAAAGGAAAGCGATCGGACTGTCATCACGCTCTACTACCTCGGGGGAATGACTTACGAAGAGATAAGCGAGTTTTTAGGGGTCTCGGTAGCTGCGATTAAGAACCGGCTTTACCGAGCACGTCGCCGCTTAAAGGAGGAGGAACCCATGGTAAGAGAGGCTTTAGGCAATTTCCAAATCATACCACATCTCACTGAAAACATTATGCAAGAAATTTCGCGTCTGAAACCCGTTACCCCGTCAGGCAGTAAGCCGTTAATTCCATGGGCAATAGGTGGTTCGGTGTTAGTCGTCGCGTTTTTGATGTTAGGTGTCGGCAATCAATACTTGTCGCGTTTCCAAAAGCCATATAGTTTTGAGGCGACTTCAGAAATGACAGTCGAACTCATTGAAGCACCCATTGTGCTGAATCTTGAATCCGAACCAGATGATCGGACTCAACTTGGAAGTCCCACTACTTCGGGTAAAAGCGTTGTGTTTGCGCAGCAACCTGATAAGGGACCAGTTGTATTTGCCGCTGCTGAATCGGATGAAACCTCTGAAAATTATACGCAATGGGAGCTGCCCAAAGAAGCGAAAGCGCGTTTAGGAAAAGGCGGCATTAATATGATTGCGTTTTCACCGGATGGCACGCAACTCGCTGTGGGAACGAACATCGGTGTGTGGTTGTACGATGCGGAGACAGGTGAAGAGAAGTCCCTGTTTATGGGCGGGTGTCGATCCCTCGCATTTTCGCCGGATGGTCGTTTCCTTGCCAATGGCGGTGGATATTCTGATGTGCCGAAAGTCGAATTGTGGGAGATAGCTACCGGACGTGAAGTGTTGCTCGCTGATGCGTATGATTCTGCTTCAGTATTACGGTTCTCTTCAGATGGGAAGATGGTTGTCAGTGTGAGTGGTTCGGGGGATTCAATTATCAGTTTGGATGTTGAAAGTGGAAGGGCGTTTGCAAGACCTTTCAAGAGTAACCCCTTTGGCGAGTTTAAAGGGGGAAATGAAGTGTACGCAATCACACGTGGTAAGGTGGCTATTGGACAGATGGATGGGAAGATTCAGTTATGGGACACAACAACCCACAAAGCGTTATCCACCCTTAGAGGACATACAGATTTGTCGCTTCAACCGCTGGGTAAGTCCTCTCCCCGTAGACGATCGTTTATACCGAACCGAAAAAATCAGGTTTTAGCGTTGGCCTTTTCGCCTGATGGCACGCGTCTCGCCAGCGGAAGTAAGGACAAAACGGTGCGATTATGGGATCTTACCCGCGAGGATGAGTGGATTACACTCCAAAAACATACGGGTTGGATAAACGCGTTAGCGTTCTCCCCAGACGGAGAGGTGCTTGCCAGTGGGAGTACCGATAAAACGGTGCAATTGTGGGATACCGCCACTGGAGAACCGCTCGCGACGCTCACTGGGCATATCAACGGTATTACTACGTTAGCGTTTTCGCCCGATGGCAGTACGCTTGCGAGTGGGAGTGCAGATGGCACCATCCGGTTCTGGAATACAGGAACTGGTGCTCCATTACCGGATCGTATCACTGAACACACGCAGTTGGTGAAAGCGGCGACTTTCTTTGAGGATCGTAGGGGCGAGGTCACCTTGAAGAAACACCCAAGCAAAAACCCCCTACTGGTGAGTGTGGCGTTTAATGGTGTAATCACCTTTTGGGATGTGAAAACATTGCAAAAGTCCACAATCCAAGCTACAGGACATCGGGATTTGTTTCCAACTTTAGCATTTTCACCGGATGGCACGAAACTCGTTAGTGTAGGGGCAGAAGGGACTACAGCCTCTTGGCGGCTGGATCATCTGATTCGTCTGACAGATGTAAAGACAGGGCGTGAATTAGCAACACTACCGCACGGTAGCACCAACGAACTGACCTTTTCACCTGATGGCAAAACGGTGGCGTTTAGCGGTTTTGGTGAAATTCGCTTGTGGAACACGGAAACCGGTGATGAACAGGCGATTCCTCTGGCTGATCTGAAAGCTGGTGTTCCTCACAATATACCAACAGTTTCAGCATTGGCGTTTTCGCCAGATGGTAGATGGCTCGTCAGTGGAACTCAAGGCGGAAAAACCCAGATGTGGGACGTTACGACCAGTGAAGCCTTGGTCGCCTTTGCAGATCCGACGACGCGAGAGGATCCCGGGGGTATTTCTGCGTTGGCATTTTCGCCAGACAGAACCTTGCTTGCCGTTGGCACACATAATCACATCCATTTATGGGAGGTGGATCCCCCTAATAAACTTTTCTCGGTTAGCACCGAACATAAGCGAGGTAATGCAAGATTCTATGGCAATCCTGAACCGTTGGTTTTTTCGCCAGATGGAACGATTCTCGTTAACGGACTTGACAACGGCGCAATTCAATTGTGGGACGTTACGACTGGCAATCAAATCGCTGCACTTGATGGGCATACGCAAGGAGTGGAGACGTTGAAATTTTCTCCTGATGGGAGAACACTCGTTAGCACAGCCATGGATGGTACAATCCTCTTGTGGGATTGGGATGAAGTCCTCGCGGATTCACCCAAAAGTGAATAATAATGAAACAGATTGCAGAGGCGGTAACCACCTGCGGATTGCACGTGATTGCCGCCTTA
Proteins encoded in this window:
- a CDS encoding sigma-70 family RNA polymerase sigma factor; translated protein: MKNDDTQLIQRVLDGDDTAFSTLVKKYQRSVHALAWRKIGDFHIAEDITQDTFLKAYQRLSTLKKPQRFASWLYVIAANHCSTWLRKKRLWTQSLEDTNSAQFEKATYSGHVIEENERTTAEAQREVVKKLLAKLKESDRTVITLYYLGGMTYEEISEFLGVSVAAIKNRLYRARRRLKEEEPMVREALGNFQIIPHLTENIMQEISRLKPVTPSGSKPLIPWAIGGSVLVVAFLMLGVGNQYLSRFQKPYSFEATSEMTVELIEAPIVLNLESEPDDRTQLGSPTTSGKSVVFAQQPDKGPVVFAAAESDETSENYTQWELPKEAKARLGKGGINMIAFSPDGTQLAVGTNIGVWLYDAETGEEKSLFMGGCRSLAFSPDGRFLANGGGYSDVPKVELWEIATGREVLLADAYDSASVLRFSSDGKMVVSVSGSGDSIISLDVESGRAFARPFKSNPFGEFKGGNEVYAITRGKVAIGQMDGKIQLWDTTTHKALSTLRGHTDLSLQPLGKSSPRRRSFIPNRKNQVLALAFSPDGTRLASGSKDKTVRLWDLTREDEWITLQKHTGWINALAFSPDGEVLASGSTDKTVQLWDTATGEPLATLTGHINGITTLAFSPDGSTLASGSADGTIRFWNTGTGAPLPDRITEHTQLVKAATFFEDRRGEVTLKKHPSKNPLLVSVAFNGVITFWDVKTLQKSTIQATGHRDLFPTLAFSPDGTKLVSVGAEGTTASWRLDHLIRLTDVKTGRELATLPHGSTNELTFSPDGKTVAFSGFGEIRLWNTETGDEQAIPLADLKAGVPHNIPTVSALAFSPDGRWLVSGTQGGKTQMWDVTTSEALVAFADPTTREDPGGISALAFSPDRTLLAVGTHNHIHLWEVDPPNKLFSVSTEHKRGNARFYGNPEPLVFSPDGTILVNGLDNGAIQLWDVTTGNQIAALDGHTQGVETLKFSPDGRTLVSTAMDGTILLWDWDEVLADSPKSE
- a CDS encoding sigma-70 family RNA polymerase sigma factor → MRNNDAKLIQRVLAGDDTAFAELVKKYQKPVHALAWRKVGDFHIAEEITQDTFLKAYQKLATLKEPQSFVSWLYVIATRRCIAWLRKKRLWMQSLETTSSVQFEKATYSGYVVAENERTAIAAQREVVKKLLAKLQESERTVMILHYFGEMTCEEISRFLGVSVGAVKSRLSRARDRLKKEEPMIREALGNFQITPNLTENIMREISRMKPVVPSNGKPLVPWAIAASTVAVVFLMLGIGSQYLVHFQKPYSFDAASEMTVELIEAPVVLNLESKPDVRTQLGSAAAPNKNEGAGQQPNNPPVRFAAAQVVEIENSVPTQQWIQAEPARGTSAHTIFATPEGELYVINGAGSIYKLSVGGKIWRHILNLTSLNTAFGGQSPIAKWNDTLYLVPSNEFFVSTNDGETWDLVYSWPIEYGYPIGLVLTDQAFYLAFDNGIFRSEDAGKTWKIIADEAMGYISSLVMIQNTLFAGTDTGLYRFDANDWERLKFPVPDIKEIISIAGTKDRLYVVVELDRNMQDPRQVSRGQQRTWWMFRSMNLGDSWEDITPTNAWPVKGFPPHIKLIADGETLLAMENGMVRSLDGGNTWMDPQEPGTSPSLVNISPAVVANGGTIYVGGNSGAYRSTDGGRSWNLVSIGRDSRVDNLVTFREINKGRNTPAILYTRIGGEIAKTIDGGYSWKGVQMEVPMTAAYRDEPPRISKIVSSDGVIYAKGRAPAEETCLYRISVDDDTLMPIQGMPIFNSRALSTLSFKWQDMPDEELGLHAKSFIEQLQKDSSGATQFFKQVVQDRRLWPGIFIEGGLRGAFAVSDDTFYMEYNFKLFRWRHGESEWFDTGIEETAELSERTLMDGFKLAVSGDTVYVGKRDGDLVVSFDRGNDWIELTPILPFSVKVFKKIMFVGSTVYVATDKSVITSSKGNNWRVLTDTAGTPLIMEQLAVDGTDVYGVSKAGVYRLASDSDSWDQVAPEIQDDVTSLAVDGDVLYVGTESRGLLYFNLSEK